From one Lycium barbarum isolate Lr01 chromosome 6, ASM1917538v2, whole genome shotgun sequence genomic stretch:
- the LOC132644934 gene encoding vetispiradiene synthase 3, translating to MAPTAAEISNYEEEEIVRPIADFSPSLWGDHFHSFSINNQVAEKYAQEIETLKEQTRSMLMSASAGKTLVEKLNLIDIVERLGIAYHFEKQIEDMLDQTYNVDPNFMGHEYNDLCILSLHFRLLRQHGYNISPQIFSRFQDANGKFKESLSNDIGGLLNLYEASHVRIHGEDILEDALAFSTAHLESAAPHLKSPLSKQVTHALEQSLHKSIPRVETRYFISIYDEEELKNDVLLRFAKLDFNLLQMLHKQELSEVSRWWKDLDFVTTLPYARDRAVECYFWTVGVYAEPQYSEARVMLAKTIAMISIVDDTFDAYGIVKELEVYTDAIQRWDINQIDRLPDYMKISYKALLDLYNDYESELSKDGRSEVVHYAKERMKEIVRNYFVEAKWFIEGYMPPVSEYLNNALATSTYYLLTTTSYLGMKCANKEDFEWLAKNPKILEANVTLCRVIDDIATYEVEKGRGQIATGIECYMRDYDVSTEEAMEKFQEMAEIAWKDVNEGILRPTPVSTKILTRILNLARIIDVTYKHNQDGYTHPEKVLKPHIISLLVDSIEI from the exons ATGGCCCCAACTGCTGCAGAAATCAGTAACTACGAAGAGGAGGAGATTGTCCGCCCCATCGCggacttctctccaagtctttgGGGTGATCATTTCCATTCATTCTCCATAAATAATCAG GTTGCAGAAAAGTATGCTCAAGAGATTGAAACTTTGAAGGAACAAACAAGGAGTATGTTAATGTCGGCTTCCGCAGGAAAAACATTGGTTGAAAAGTTGAATCTGATTGACATTGTTGAACGCCTTGGAATTGCCTATCACTTTGAGAAACAAATAGAAGACATGTTGGATCAGACTTACAATGTTGATCCTAACTTTATGGGTCATGAATACAATGACTTGTGCATTTTATCCCTTCACTTTCGACTACTGAGACAACATGGTTACAATATCTCCCCAC AAATCTTTAGCAGATTCCAAGACGCAAACGGAAAATTCAAGGAATCTCTTAGCAACGACATCGGGGGTCTATTGAACTTATACGAAGCTTCACATGTAAGGATTCATGGAGAGGATATTTTGGAAGACGCACTTGCTTTCTCAACTGCTCATCTTGAATCTGCAGCTCCACATTTGAAGTCACCTCTGAGTAAGCAAGTGACACATGCCCTTGAGCAATCTCTCCATAAGAGCATACCAAGAGTTGAGACACGCTACTTCATCTCCATCTATGATGAGGAGGAATTGAAGAATGATGTGTTGCTTCGATTTGCCAAATTGGATTTCAATTTACTGCAGATGTTGCACAAGCAAGAACTCAGCGAAGTATCAAG GTGGTGGAAAGATTTGGATTTTGTGACAACACTTCCATATGCTAGGGACAGAGCAGTCGAGTGCTACTTTTGGACGGTGGGAGTGTATGCTGAACCTCAATATTCTGAAGCTCGTGTCATGCTTGCTAAGACTATAGCAATGATTTCGATAGTAGATGACACATTTGATGCTTATGGCATTGTCAAAGAACTTGAGGTCTACACCGATGCCATACAGAG GTGGGATATTAACCAAATTGACCGGCTCCCAGATTACATGAAAATCAGTTACAAAGCCCTTTTAGATCTCTACAATGATTATGAATCGGAGTTGTCAAAGGACGGCAGATCCGAAGTTGTTCACTATGCAAAAGAAAGA ATGAAAGAAATTGTGAGAAACTATTTTGTGGAAGCAAAATGGTTCATTGAAGGATATATGCCGCCTGTTTCTGAATATCTTAACAACGCATTAGCGACTAGCACCTATTACCTGCTTACGACAACATCCTACTTAGGCATGAAGTGTGCTAACAAGGAAGATTTTGAATGGTTGGCCAAGAACCCTAAAATTCTTGAAGCCAATGTGACCTTATGTCGAGTCATTGATGACATAGCCACCTATGAG GTTGAAAAGGGTAGAGGTCAGATTGCAACTGGAATTGAGTGTTACATGAGAGATTATGACGTATCAACAGAAGAGGCAATGGAAAAATTTCAAGAAATGGCTGAAATAGCGTGGAAGGATGTAAATGAAGGAATCCTTCGACCAACTCCTGTCTCTACAAAGATTCTCACTCGTATTCTCAATCTTGCTCGCATTATTGATGTCACTTATAAGCACAACCAAGATGGATACACTCATCCTGAAAAAGTACTAAAACCTCACATTATCTCCTTGTTGGTGGACTCTATTGAAATATAA